CAATCGTGATGGATCATCTACTTATGATAACGACCCAACGCCAATTTCAAacggagagaagagaaagaatcCACCGCACAAGCGAAACGGTCAAAAGGCACCAGATTGGGAGGAAGGAAGCGTAGGGTCCTACGGGATTGGCGAatggcgaagacgaagatgggTTCGTATTGTGCACCGGGTTAGCGTAGAAGATGGTGGGAAGTGACAATTGTAAATAATAATACCGAGTACCCTCGTGGGATGTACATATAGCTCAACCATGGACAACATGTCTTTAGTGCGACCGCCTCTCGTATAACACGTGACATGTGACAAAATTATTGTCTTTTGAACGAGTCAAGCCCGTTGGCTATTCTCCAAAACAGTTCCTACAAGATATTTCCATTCGAATGCATACCGTATACCACTTGCAGGCTTGCTGAAATGATCCCAAGTCAGTGGAACCCGAACCTGATGTCCGCCTGGTTCCCGATAAGCTAAGCTCCGCTGCGAACATTCAACCTCGACCATGTCAAGCCATCAAAAGCTACAATTGGACTTGGTCAGTCAAAGTGGCTCAATGCACTCAAATCAACAAAATGGATATCCAATCTCTTGTCATCCGATATGGGTATGTGCAGATACCTCCATGTTGTCGGTCAGGTCTACTATGGACCGTTAGTTAACGGCCGTCTAGGACTCAACCAAGGCCCGGTTATCACCATGTGTGATGCCATATATCTCTGCCATCCCAGGTGCTATAGTACTCATTATCGGATTCAGTCATGTGCTGGACTATTACTTGCGTAGATGGAGGCCAAAATGGACGACACCGTTTGTTGCGGAATATCCCCTGGACAGTCGTCCGTCTTCACTACAAGGAGCAAAACGACGCTTGGGTTGGGCCCTATGCCTGTTGGCTGTCTCTACTATTGGGCTCGCAACTCAGATAGCTCAATTGGTCCCTCCCGGGCTGGATTCAGCTGCTATCATACTGACTATCTCATGGGTAAGTATATCTGCCATCGATTCTACCACAGGCCCAACAATTAACAAAAAATATAGACAGCTGCTACTCTCTCAATTGCGACTAATCATCCAAGGTCATGTCCTACTTCGATACTTGCATTTTTCATCACAGCATTTGCCGTGGAACTCTCCATCATTCTCAGTCTCGAGGCATATCCAAAATTCAAATTGATTTCCCACTATATTGCAGCCAGTGCCGCTGTGTTGGGTTGTCTAGTTATCCTTCTAATGCCACTACGAGCACCCGCTCTTCCATGCATCGATATTGCTGCAGTGGGCCAGCAACCATCTAGCAAGTTCCGCAGCCCAGAGGACAAGTTGCGACTATGGCAGTTCCTTACTGTCTCGTGGATGGCCCCATTGATATCGACAGGGAAAAAGCGACAACTCCAAGAAGATGATGTTTGGCTCCTTGGATTTGAATTTCAACATCGGAGACTACATGATAGGTTCCGCCGGCTTCGAGGTTCCGTTATTGGTCGCTTACTGCATGCGAATGGCATTGATGTGTTTATAATCACTGCTATTGCCATCGTGCAGATGCTTTGCGGTATGTCATTCTATGCACCCTAGTTGAGCCAGTATTAATGCTCTCATAGACTTTTCGACTCCGGTATTGTTGCAGCAGCTATTACAGGCAATGAATGATGTCGCGGCCCCGAAAAGCGTGGCCTTGACTTATGCTTTCCTGTCACTCGTTGTTCGTTTTGTTGCCACGCAATTCCAGGTCCTACTTCTCTGGTATGGCAGAAGATGTTATGAAAGAAGCAGAGGCGAGATTATCATGATGATCTATGAGAAGGCCCTGTCAAGGAAGAATATCTTTGGCGTTCGAATTGATAATGAACACGGCAAGCCTCATGGTGATGATCACGACGAGGATACGGAATCACAGAACGCTAAGAAGAGAAAATTATGCGGACTCATTCCTTGGGGTCGTGAAACCCATGAGAATACCAAAGAGGCAGCCTCTATCGGAAAGATATTCAACCTGCTACGTGGGGACGCTTACGAAGTGGCCCAGAGATTCTGGGAGATTGACTCATTGGTTGACAAGCCCCTGGGACTTTTGATCGCTGTCATCCTCGTGTGGAAATTGTTTGGACCATCATGCTTCTTGGGAATTCTAGCAGTCCTCGTTGCGCAGGGAATCAATGCAATCATTACTCGGACTCTTCTTCGATGGGAGCGTGTCAGGAGAGCAGCGACAGATGTGCGACTACAGATCTCCTCCCAGTTCGTGGAAGCTCTACGTCATCTACGCTGGTATGGATGGCAAAACCATTGGCTTAATCAAGTCATGGATGCCAGACAGTCTGAGCTGAATCTCCGGATTGTGACAAGCTTGTGGAGTATCCTTATCCGCTTTGTCAACGTGTTCGCCAGTGGTGTATTCCCTGTGTTGGCGTTGTATGCCTATACACTATTGGCTGGAAATCCGCTACGGGTTGATATTATCTTTCCGGCGCTGCAGCTCTTTACCATGCTGGAAACCCGGCTTAGAGATATCCCTGGTCTGATCACGGTGTTGATTAACGCTTCCATTGCGGTAGAACGAATCGAGGACTTTATGTCAGAACCGAACAAAGAGATCAGGCCTACGCAAACTCATGCCGACTCGACCCCGATTCAATTGGAATCATGTTCCTTTGCCTGGCCGGGTAAAAGGTCGTCTGTGCTATCTGATATCTCCTTGACCATTCCGAACGGCCTAACCGTGGTCTCTGGAAAAGTTGGTGCCGGAAAATCAGCACTACTTCAAGCGTTTCTCGGAGAACTGGACAGATTCAGTGGTGATTCGCATATCCCTAATGAGATGGTCGGATATTGTGCCCAGACGCCATGGCTTCAAAGCATGAGCATTCGCGACAACATCTTGTTCTCATCTCCTTACGACGAACAGCGATATAAGCGAGTCCTAGACGCCTGTGCCTTGCTCCCTGATCTTTCAAGCTTCAAACATGGCGATCTGTCATTTGTGGGTGAGAACGGCATTGGCTTATCGGGTGGACAGAAGGCTCGTGTGGCCCTTGCCCGGGCACTCTATAGTACATCCAGGATACTGTTGCTTGATGATCCAATCTCCGCTCTGGACCACAGTACAGCCGAAACGATTGTTCGCAAATGTTTCTCTGGTCCATTGATGCAGAATCGGATGGTCGTGCTAGTGACGCACCGTACTGCGCTCGTTCGTCATATTGCAACTCAAATAGTTGAGATCGAGGATGGACGTGCAATTGTGTATGACAAGGATGCTATTTCTACCGCTGCCACGGACGATGTCGCTCAACAGCCTCCCtcagacgatgaagaagctGAGCTTCATCACGAAGACGAGCTGGAAGGCACGGAAGCTGCAGTTCCGGACAAGTTTATCGAAGAGGAGCATCGAGCAGAATGGGGTGTAAAGGCCAAGGTTTACTGGGATTACATCAGAGCTGGCAAATATAGATGGTGGATTGCTCTTCTCATTGTCATGACAATCTATCGCCTGATATCGGTTGGACAATCCTGGTTTCTGAAAGAATGGGGAGAGGCCTATGATCAGCGCACCCTCGTGCAAGCGTGGCAAGGTCTGAATTCGTTGCCAATTAACCCCGTCGACGGACTGCCCGCACCCCTCGACGACGTTAAACCTTGGCTACTAGCATTCTTCTTGATCACAACCTTTCAGGCTTTCATGCTGCTGGTTGGACAAGTATTGATGCTGGTCATCGTCTACTTCGCGGGAAAAACGCTCTTCAAGCAGGTGATGGTGGGCGTCAGCCATGCCACATTCCGATTCTTTGATGTCACTCCTATCGGCCGTTTGATGAACCGTCTTACGTCGGACATTGGGGTTGTAGATGGCAATATCAGCGAGCAATTCCAAATCATTGCGTTTCAAGCGATTACTTGGATATCGTCTATTGTTGTCATAGCATCGGTGACGCCAATCTTCCTGGTCTTCTCGCTTGTCCTTACCGGCGCATTCATTGTTATTTTTTTGCGCTTCTTACCAACATCACAGAGTCTGCGAAGATTAGAGATGGTGTCGCTGAGCCCTTTGATCTCAAACTTTGGCGAGCTCCTGCATGGCCTAACCACGGTTCGTGCTTTTCACGCGGAAGAACGATTCCAAAACCGTGTtatagacgtcgtggaccgTTTCCAGGGTATGGATCACTTCTACTGGTCTTTGCAGAGCTGGTTGATGTACCGTTTCGAAAACCTCTCAGGCCTATCCACGTTCTGCTTGACAGTGCTTGCTCTGTACACAAATGTCACGCCCGGCCTGGCTGCATTCGTTTTGATCGCAGCAAACAATTTCGTCGCATCGACACACGGCCTATGCAAACAATACGGTCAACTGCAAATGGACTTCGTCTCCGTAGAACGCATAGACGAACTCCTCCATATCGAACAAGAAACACCAGGAACCATTACACCCCCAGCATCCTGGCCCAAATACGGCCACGAAATCACCTTCGAAGATGTAACCATCCGCTACGCACCACACCTAGACCCGTCTCTGTCAAACATATCCCTCCGAATCCCAGGCAGCTCGACAACAGCCATAATCGGCCGCACGGGTAGCGGCAAATCCACACTCGCCGTCTCCCTACTATCCGTAATCCGCCCCGAATCCGGCCGCATCATAATCGACGATATCGACATCGCAAAGGTCAACACCCAAGCCCTCCGCACCCGTGTGACCTTCGTCGCCCAAGACCCCGTCCTATTTCCCGGAACCATCCGCCTAAACCTCGACCCCACAAGCGACTACCCAGACTCCGAATGCGCAGACGTCCTGCACCGCCTCTGCGCCAGACACGGCTGGACACTAGACACAAATATCGAAGCTGGTGGGCGGAACCTTAGTCAGGGACAGAGGCAGCTGATTGGGTTGTCGAGGGCTGTGCTTAGGCGGAGTCCGGTTGTTATATTGGATGAGGCGACGGCatcgattgatcatgagaCATCATTGGAGATCCAGACGATTTTGAgagatgagatgaaagaTTCGACAGTTATTATGGTTGCGCATAGGTTGGAGGCGATTAAGGATGCGGATTATTATGTTGTGTTGGATGGGGGGAGGGTTGCTGAGCAGGGGTTTGTGGGGGAGAGGAGATTAGTATAAGAGTGGTTTTTGTGTCTAGCATAAAACTTTTGATTATCCAGGTAGACTGTGCATTGTACAAGCTTTCGAGATAAACGAGAGTATGTTAGTTAACCCTGATCCGTATTCAAACCCCAACAACCAAGGACCAAGCCATTCCCATCAGCCAGAGGAGCATCAACCGGCTCGCATTCAAGCCCAAGACATTCGCACCACCCGTGGCCGTGGCACCCATGGTCTGACTCGGCCTGTCAAGGTTAACGCCCGTCCAAGTCTCAGACACCGAAGACAAGACAAGCTTTCCCGACCTCGTGCTTATTCCAATTTCTTCCTCCCGAGATGCAGTTCTGGTCGTGGATCCGATAGGCACCAGATCAGTAAAGGTCATCGCACGACCAGAGTGAGTTACCACGCTTTCGATTTGCGAGAACGTAACCCAAGGATCTTCGCCGGATTTAGGGTCGGGGAGTGAGTAGCTCACCAGGGGCAGGGCTTTGGTTTGGATTGTAGCATGAGCCGTAGTTGCAGCCGTGGGCTCATTACCAAGCAATAAAATAGTCCCTGTCAGCTCCTGTCCCAACGACGTGATCACACTTTCTACTTCGTCAATGATGATCCACGGGCGCTCGGATTCAGATCCGGAAGATGTGAAGATTGCTTGTGTTG
This region of Aspergillus chevalieri M1 DNA, chromosome 4, nearly complete sequence genomic DNA includes:
- a CDS encoding putative ABC bile acid transporter (COG:Q;~EggNog:ENOG410PGIK;~InterPro:IPR017871,IPR027417,IPR003593,IPR011527, IPR003439,IPR036640;~PFAM:PF00005,PF00664;~TransMembrane:12 (i86-106o132-156i257-275o281-301i360-381o411-428i726-747o788-816i864-882o888-907i976-994o1000-1019i);~go_component: GO:0016021 - integral component of membrane [Evidence IEA];~go_function: GO:0005524 - ATP binding [Evidence IEA];~go_function: GO:0016887 - ATPase activity [Evidence IEA];~go_function: GO:0042626 - ATPase-coupled transmembrane transporter activity [Evidence IEA];~go_process: GO:0055085 - transmembrane transport [Evidence IEA]), translating into MPLRAPALPCIDIAAVGQQPSSKFRSPEDKLRLWQFLTVSWMAPLISTGKKRQLQEDDVWLLGFEFQHRRLHDRFRRLRGSVIGRLLHANGIDVFIITAIAIVQMLCDFSTPVLLQQLLQAMNDVAAPKSVALTYAFLSLVVRFVATQFQVLLLWYGRRCYERSRGEIIMMIYEKALSRKNIFGVRIDNEHGKPHGDDHDEDTESQNAKKRKLCGLIPWGRETHENTKEAASIGKIFNLLRGDAYEVAQRFWEIDSLVDKPLGLLIAVILVWKLFGPSCFLGILAVLVAQGINAIITRTLLRWERVRRAATDVRLQISSQFVEALRHLRWYGWQNHWLNQVMDARQSELNLRIVTSLWSILIRFVNVFASGVFPVLALYAYTLLAGNPLRVDIIFPALQLFTMLETRLRDIPGLITVLINASIAVERIEDFMSEPNKEIRPTQTHADSTPIQLESCSFAWPGKRSSVLSDISLTIPNGLTVVSGKVGAGKSALLQAFLGELDRFSGDSHIPNEMVGYCAQTPWLQSMSIRDNILFSSPYDEQRYKRVLDACALLPDLSSFKHGDLSFVGENGIGLSGGQKARVALARALYSTSRILLLDDPISALDHSTAETIVRKCFSGPLMQNRMVVLVTHRTALVRHIATQIVEIEDGRAIVYDKDAISTAATDDVAQQPPSDDEEAELHHEDELEGTEAAVPDKFIEEEHRAEWGVKAKVYWDYIRAGKYRWWIALLIVMTIYRLISVGQSWFLKEWGEAYDQRTLVQAWQGLNSLPINPVDGLPAPLDDVKPWLLAFFLITTFQAFMLLVGQVLMLVIVYFAGKTLFKQVMVGVSHATFRFFDVTPIGRLMNRLTSDIGVVDGNISEQFQIIAFQAITWISSIVVIASVTPIFLVFSLVLTGAFIVIFLRFLPTSQSLRRLEMVSLSPLISNFGELLHGLTTVRAFHAEERFQNRVIDVVDRFQGMDHFYWSLQSWLMYRFENLSGLSTFCLTVLALYTNVTPGLAAFVLIAANNFVASTHGLCKQYGQLQMDFVSVERIDELLHIEQETPGTITPPASWPKYGHEITFEDVTIRYAPHLDPSLSNISLRIPGSSTTAIIGRTGSGKSTLAVSLLSVIRPESGRIIIDDIDIAKVNTQALRTRVTFVAQDPVLFPGTIRLNLDPTSDYPDSECADVLHRLCARHGWTLDTNIEAGGRNLSQGQRQLIGLSRAVLRRSPVVILDEATASIDHETSLEIQTILRDEMKDSTVIMVAHRLEAIKDADYYVVLDGGRVAEQGFVGERRLV